One window of the Natronomonas marina genome contains the following:
- a CDS encoding DMT family transporter, which translates to MAALAVAIAAVSTSAVLVRWSSAPAVVLAFYRVLLTTLLVAPLLLTRYRGDFAAFRRRDWLVATATGAALAVHFAAYFESLAWTSVAASVTLVQSQPLFVAVGAAVVLGESVGLRRAAGIAVALLGMAAMSAGELLSGAAVAGARPLYGNALAVVGAVMAAAYVLVGRSLRQRVAVVPYVTVVYSACALTLLVVAVGQGLPLTGYGTREWLIFLALAVGPGLFGHTVVNWALEHVESSVVSVSLLGEPVGATVLALLLLAEVPGPTTVLGALLVLGGIVLASEGI; encoded by the coding sequence ATGGCCGCCCTGGCCGTCGCCATCGCCGCCGTCTCGACGAGCGCCGTCCTCGTCCGGTGGAGTTCGGCGCCCGCCGTCGTTTTGGCCTTCTATCGGGTCCTTTTGACGACGCTTCTGGTGGCACCGTTGCTGTTGACCCGCTATCGGGGGGATTTCGCCGCCTTCCGGCGCCGCGACTGGCTGGTGGCGACGGCCACCGGCGCGGCGCTGGCCGTCCACTTCGCGGCCTATTTCGAGAGCCTCGCTTGGACCAGCGTCGCCGCCAGCGTCACGCTGGTGCAGTCCCAGCCGCTGTTCGTCGCCGTCGGTGCCGCCGTCGTCCTCGGCGAGTCCGTCGGCCTCCGGCGGGCCGCCGGCATCGCCGTCGCCCTCCTCGGGATGGCCGCGATGTCGGCCGGCGAACTACTCTCCGGCGCTGCCGTCGCCGGCGCGCGGCCGCTGTACGGCAACGCCCTGGCTGTCGTCGGCGCCGTGATGGCCGCCGCCTACGTCCTCGTCGGGCGGTCGCTCCGCCAGCGGGTCGCCGTGGTGCCGTACGTCACGGTCGTCTACTCGGCGTGTGCGCTGACGCTTCTCGTCGTCGCCGTCGGACAGGGCCTACCGCTGACCGGCTACGGGACCCGCGAGTGGCTCATCTTCCTCGCGCTGGCGGTCGGGCCGGGGCTGTTCGGTCACACCGTCGTCAACTGGGCGCTGGAACACGTCGAGTCCTCCGTGGTGAGCGTCTCGCTTCTCGGCGAACCCGTCGGCGCGACCGTTCTCGCGCTGCTGTTGCTCGCGGAGGTGCCCGGCCCCACGACGGTCCTCGGGGCGCTCCTCGTGCTGGGCGGCATCGTCCTCGCATCGGAGGGGATATAA
- a CDS encoding SDR family NAD(P)-dependent oxidoreductase: MLEDRVCIVCGGGGGIGEETAVALADTGATVVVNDLGVDVSGEGEDESAARQTVERIEREGGEAMAHFGDVTDLDYTERLVEETVAEYGAVHAVANFAGVLRDGMLFKMDESQWDAVVDVHLKGHFSLLRNAASHWRERYKAEGGFDVERSFVCVSSGVSVGNVGQANYSAAKAGVLGLMRTAALELDQYDVRVNAMWPTALTRMTEDLPGMAGVDEADMGPQHTTAVPVFLASEAAEGVTGCTLAIAGDNVAIVSDPERERTLSAEGEDGWTATELADRWAELTDGHETRRLSSGW, encoded by the coding sequence ATGCTCGAAGATAGGGTCTGTATCGTCTGCGGTGGCGGCGGGGGAATTGGCGAGGAGACGGCGGTCGCACTCGCGGACACGGGCGCGACGGTCGTGGTCAACGACCTCGGGGTCGACGTCTCGGGGGAGGGCGAAGACGAGAGCGCCGCCCGCCAGACGGTCGAGCGCATCGAGCGCGAGGGCGGCGAGGCGATGGCGCACTTCGGGGACGTGACGGACCTCGACTACACCGAGCGACTCGTCGAGGAGACGGTCGCTGAGTACGGCGCCGTCCACGCCGTCGCCAACTTCGCGGGCGTGCTCCGGGACGGGATGCTGTTCAAGATGGACGAATCCCAGTGGGACGCCGTCGTCGACGTCCACCTGAAGGGCCACTTCTCGCTGCTGCGGAACGCCGCGAGCCACTGGCGCGAGCGGTACAAGGCCGAGGGCGGCTTCGACGTCGAGCGCTCCTTCGTCTGCGTCTCCAGCGGCGTCTCGGTCGGCAACGTCGGGCAGGCCAACTACTCGGCGGCCAAGGCCGGCGTGCTGGGCCTGATGCGGACCGCGGCCCTGGAGTTGGATCAGTACGACGTCCGCGTCAACGCGATGTGGCCGACGGCCCTGACCCGGATGACCGAGGACCTGCCCGGCATGGCCGGCGTCGACGAGGCTGACATGGGCCCCCAGCACACCACGGCGGTCCCGGTGTTCCTGGCGAGCGAGGCGGCAGAGGGGGTCACCGGCTGTACGCTCGCCATCGCCGGCGACAACGTCGCTATCGTCTCGGACCCCGAACGGGAGCGGACGCTGTCGGCAGAGGGCGAGGACGGCTGGACCGCCACGGAACTGGCCGACCGCTGGGCGGAGTTGACCGACGGCCACGAGACCCGGCGGCTCTCCAGCGGCTGGTAG
- a CDS encoding SRPBCC family protein, with product MATYTRETRVEAPLEEVWAFHSTVDGLEALTPDFMNLEVRAVTGPDGDPDPEVLAAGSRIDLSMRPFGVGPRTEWTSVITERSEEEGAAMFHDVMEGGPFPVWEHTHRFFADGEATVVSDRVEYELPGGALGRAVSPLGWVGFEPMFRGRHRKTRELLE from the coding sequence ATGGCCACCTACACGCGAGAGACGCGCGTCGAGGCGCCCCTCGAGGAGGTTTGGGCGTTTCACTCGACGGTCGACGGTCTCGAGGCGCTCACGCCCGACTTCATGAACCTCGAGGTCCGGGCCGTGACCGGGCCGGACGGCGACCCCGACCCCGAGGTGCTGGCGGCCGGCTCCCGGATCGACCTCTCGATGCGACCGTTCGGCGTCGGGCCCCGCACCGAGTGGACCTCCGTCATCACCGAACGCTCCGAGGAGGAGGGTGCGGCGATGTTCCACGACGTCATGGAGGGGGGTCCGTTCCCCGTCTGGGAGCACACCCACCGCTTCTTCGCCGACGGGGAGGCGACGGTCGTCTCCGACCGCGTCGAGTACGAACTCCCGGGCGGCGCTCTCGGCCGGGCCGTGTCGCCGCTCGGGTGGGTCGGCTTCGAGCCCATGTTCCGGGGGCGCCACCGGAAGACGAGGGAACTGCTCGAGTGA
- the lrpA1 gene encoding HTH-type transcriptional regulator LrpA1: MSAETEDRILSVLEDDAQASYAEIAERADVSKPTVRKYIEKLESEGVIVGYSADVDPKKLSGKSIALVGVDVSSERYVEVTGELKELDAVESLYTSSGDHMLMAEVRASDGDAVGEVIREDILSIEGVEAAHPSFLQERLK, from the coding sequence ATGAGCGCGGAGACGGAGGACAGGATTCTGTCCGTTCTGGAGGACGACGCCCAGGCCTCCTACGCCGAAATCGCCGAACGAGCCGACGTGTCGAAGCCGACCGTCCGGAAGTACATCGAGAAACTGGAGTCGGAGGGCGTAATCGTCGGCTACTCCGCCGACGTCGACCCCAAGAAGCTCTCCGGGAAGTCCATCGCCCTCGTGGGCGTGGACGTCTCCAGCGAACGCTACGTCGAGGTGACGGGAGAACTGAAGGAACTGGACGCCGTCGAGTCGCTGTACACCTCCAGCGGCGACCACATGCTGATGGCGGAGGTCAGGGCCTCCGACGGCGACGCCGTCGGCGAGGTCATCCGCGAGGACATCCTCTCCATCGAGGGCGTCGAGGCCGCCCACCCCTCCTTCCTGCAGGAACGGCTGAAGTAA
- a CDS encoding 3-hydroxyacyl-CoA dehydrogenase/enoyl-CoA hydratase family protein — protein sequence MTIEDIDRVAVLGAGSMGHGITEVVAIAGYQVTMRDVETDLVEDGYEDIEWSLEKLAEKDRIDEAPADVLKRIETTTDLESAVAEADLVIEAAPEEMEIKHDIFSDLDEMTPEDAILASNTSSLPITDIAAATDRPEQVVGTHFFNPPVKMDLVEVIYGDETSDATAETAYEFVESIDKTPIYVRKDVRGFVVNTVLGPFGDEAAWMVSEGVADIREVDATMVHERGYPMGPFELSDMTGIDIGYHVRKEAGQPVPPIVEEKVEADELGQKTGIGYYDYEHGDGADYVPEDAAEEFDWLRIEARIVNEAADLIGNDVATPEAIDTGLRLGAGFPEGPCRRADKIGLDTVLEKLETLHDEYGEERYEPSAYLRELVDEGRTGEDAGAGFYEYGDDAERDYTTINVELDDEGLLSVELDRTARMNALNQDMMDEIVHLLENADLEEVRAVTFEGAGDRAFSAGADITGFAGIDPHEVDVTPVFRTVNDFPRPTLAKIDGYCLGGGHELALACDLRVATENSAFGFPEIDLGLIPGGGGTQRAIRMLSEARAKELVFRGNRIDAETAEEWGLINRAVPADEFDDTVSEFVDDLVSGPPVALRKAKQVMNEGRDQDISAGLQLEAQAFGLLLSTDDMMEGAEAFMADREPEFEGK from the coding sequence ATGACCATCGAGGACATCGACCGCGTCGCGGTACTCGGCGCGGGGAGCATGGGACACGGTATCACGGAAGTCGTCGCCATCGCGGGCTATCAGGTCACGATGCGGGACGTGGAGACGGACCTCGTCGAGGACGGCTACGAGGACATCGAGTGGTCCCTGGAGAAACTCGCCGAGAAGGACCGCATCGACGAGGCGCCCGCCGACGTTCTGAAGCGCATCGAGACGACGACGGACCTCGAATCCGCCGTCGCCGAGGCCGACCTGGTCATCGAGGCCGCCCCCGAGGAGATGGAGATAAAACACGACATCTTCTCGGACCTCGACGAGATGACGCCCGAGGACGCCATCCTGGCGTCGAACACCTCCTCGCTGCCGATCACCGACATCGCGGCGGCGACCGACCGGCCCGAGCAGGTCGTCGGGACGCACTTCTTCAACCCGCCGGTGAAGATGGACCTCGTCGAGGTCATCTACGGCGACGAAACGAGCGACGCGACGGCCGAAACCGCCTACGAGTTCGTCGAATCCATCGACAAGACGCCCATCTACGTTCGCAAGGACGTCCGCGGGTTCGTCGTCAACACGGTGCTGGGCCCGTTCGGCGACGAGGCCGCCTGGATGGTCAGCGAGGGCGTCGCCGACATCCGCGAAGTCGACGCCACGATGGTCCACGAGCGGGGCTACCCGATGGGCCCGTTCGAACTGTCGGACATGACCGGCATCGACATCGGCTACCACGTCCGCAAGGAGGCCGGCCAGCCCGTCCCGCCGATCGTCGAGGAGAAGGTCGAGGCCGACGAACTCGGGCAGAAGACCGGCATCGGCTACTACGACTACGAGCACGGCGACGGCGCCGACTACGTCCCCGAGGACGCCGCCGAGGAGTTCGACTGGCTCCGCATCGAGGCCCGCATCGTCAACGAGGCGGCGGACCTCATCGGCAACGACGTCGCCACGCCCGAGGCCATCGACACCGGACTCCGGCTCGGCGCCGGCTTCCCCGAGGGGCCGTGCCGACGGGCCGACAAGATCGGGCTCGATACGGTACTGGAGAAACTCGAAACGCTTCACGACGAGTACGGCGAGGAACGTTACGAGCCCTCGGCGTACCTCCGGGAACTCGTCGACGAGGGCCGGACCGGAGAGGACGCTGGTGCCGGCTTCTACGAGTACGGTGACGACGCCGAGCGGGACTACACCACCATCAACGTCGAGTTGGACGACGAGGGGCTGCTCTCGGTCGAACTCGACCGGACCGCCCGCATGAACGCCCTGAACCAGGACATGATGGACGAGATCGTCCACCTGCTGGAGAACGCCGACCTCGAGGAGGTCCGGGCGGTCACCTTCGAGGGCGCCGGCGACCGGGCGTTCTCGGCGGGTGCGGACATCACCGGCTTCGCCGGCATCGACCCCCACGAGGTCGACGTGACGCCGGTCTTCAGGACGGTCAACGACTTCCCGCGACCGACGCTTGCGAAGATCGACGGCTACTGTCTCGGCGGCGGTCACGAACTCGCGTTGGCCTGTGACCTCCGGGTCGCCACCGAGAACTCGGCGTTCGGCTTCCCCGAGATCGACCTCGGGCTCATCCCGGGGGGCGGCGGGACCCAGCGTGCGATCCGGATGCTGTCGGAAGCCCGCGCGAAGGAACTCGTCTTCCGGGGGAACCGCATCGACGCCGAGACCGCCGAGGAGTGGGGGCTCATCAACCGCGCGGTCCCGGCCGACGAGTTCGACGACACCGTTTCGGAGTTCGTCGACGACCTCGTCTCCGGGCCGCCCGTCGCCCTGCGGAAGGCAAAGCAGGTCATGAACGAGGGCCGCGACCAGGACATCTCCGCCGGCCTCCAATTGGAGGCGCAGGCGTTCGGGCTGTTGCTCTCGACCGACGACATGATGGAGGGCGCGGAGGCGTTCATGGCGGACCGCGAGCCGGAGTTCGAGGGCAAATGA
- a CDS encoding PaaI family thioesterase, whose translation MTTPDAHGEGNAELERALSEHGLFAWLDLEIETVDPGHVAFTLPFDEKFANLSSGTVHGGITATVIDTASGFALRSTFEDPTAVQLTTTDLNVRYVRPARNDIRVTADVVRAGRSMGVTDCEVTTVHEGERKVVATGGTSYRILGGAES comes from the coding sequence ATGACCACCCCCGACGCCCACGGGGAGGGAAACGCGGAACTCGAGCGTGCGCTCTCCGAACACGGGCTGTTCGCGTGGCTCGATCTCGAAATCGAGACCGTCGACCCCGGCCACGTCGCCTTCACCTTGCCCTTCGACGAGAAGTTCGCCAACCTCTCGTCGGGCACGGTCCACGGCGGCATCACGGCGACGGTCATCGACACCGCCTCGGGCTTTGCCCTCCGCTCGACGTTCGAGGACCCGACGGCCGTCCAGTTGACGACGACGGACCTGAACGTCCGGTACGTCCGCCCCGCACGGAACGACATCCGGGTCACCGCCGACGTCGTGCGGGCCGGTCGGTCGATGGGCGTCACGGACTGTGAAGTCACCACCGTCCACGAGGGCGAGCGCAAGGTCGTCGCCACCGGCGGGACCAGCTACCGGATACTCGGGGGCGCCGAGTCGTGA
- a CDS encoding MaoC/PaaZ C-terminal domain-containing protein, with protein sequence MTDEDRPSVFAGIEEGDTTVTQGRTITEADVTNFAGVSGDFNHLHTDAEQMSESMFGERIAHGMLVVSAATGLLWQDRTPEEREAVVAFYGLDELRFRQPVYVGDTIHVETEVLETRPTDDGPGNGTVRNAVEILNQRDGVVVSCEMTSLMQ encoded by the coding sequence GTGACCGACGAGGACCGCCCGAGCGTCTTCGCGGGCATCGAGGAGGGCGACACGACCGTCACGCAGGGGCGCACCATCACCGAGGCCGACGTGACGAACTTCGCCGGCGTCTCCGGGGACTTCAACCATCTCCACACCGACGCCGAGCAGATGAGCGAGTCGATGTTCGGCGAACGCATCGCCCACGGCATGCTGGTCGTCTCGGCGGCGACGGGCCTGCTGTGGCAGGACCGCACCCCCGAGGAGCGGGAGGCCGTCGTCGCCTTCTACGGCCTGGACGAACTGCGGTTTCGCCAGCCGGTGTACGTCGGCGACACCATCCACGTCGAGACCGAGGTTCTCGAGACACGACCCACGGACGACGGGCCGGGCAACGGGACCGTCCGGAACGCCGTCGAGATACTGAACCAGCGGGACGGCGTCGTCGTCTCCTGTGAGATGACGTCGCTGATGCAGTAG
- a CDS encoding DUF7282 domain-containing protein, protein MTSESTVTTVGVVLLVVLAGIAGSMVVATQTATSSVSIDATPSDSPPASGVSTHTVVFDVGADSVLAGQALNDVLVDYSIAQPTSQVGNVGASDIVTIGIDEGGDNVGTRVDSEATVSSVTGQADGQALLVETGGGLTVQPGDEVVLVAQQVQNPDTSGTAQVDVTVNSQQDISGTASSSVTYEFNDATVDFRGQETTGETVTVDSVTLSEGGFVAVSNTSSADSGEIRGSAYLGEGTHTDVEVTLDEPVQADQTLYAQAHLDTDGDQRFDFTDSGSAQDELYRTGDGNVQTSGDGASAQVTVVESTPTPTPTPTDTPTPTPTDTPTPTPTDTPTPTPTDTPTPTPTDTPTPTPTDTPTDGGDDDDDDGGDPDPEITDYTVTADGSQITVSFESDEDLVDIEVDVSGPDAGTLDTEDFDGNRVEGYTATYEAGSDGEYTLELVTAEDSTNNDGADDGDYSGTATVDSADDGDDESADDGDTGDGTPTDDGDTGDGDTGDDGSADDGTPTDDGDTGDGDDGSMDDGDGDSTDGQTPTPTDDGAMDGDDGDGADGSDGDAGGDETTETDDGSDGDGAGFGGLVAVSALLASALLFYRRR, encoded by the coding sequence ATGACAAGCGAATCGACAGTTACGACCGTAGGGGTCGTGTTACTCGTCGTTCTCGCGGGAATCGCGGGCTCGATGGTGGTTGCGACGCAGACGGCCACCTCGAGCGTCAGTATCGACGCCACGCCGTCGGACTCGCCGCCGGCCAGCGGCGTTTCGACCCACACCGTCGTGTTCGACGTCGGGGCCGACTCGGTGCTCGCCGGGCAAGCCCTGAACGACGTCCTGGTCGACTACAGCATCGCCCAGCCGACGTCACAGGTCGGCAACGTCGGCGCCTCCGACATCGTCACGATCGGCATCGACGAGGGCGGTGACAACGTCGGCACGAGGGTCGACTCGGAGGCGACCGTCTCCTCGGTGACCGGCCAGGCCGACGGTCAGGCGCTCCTCGTCGAGACCGGCGGAGGCCTGACGGTTCAGCCCGGCGACGAGGTCGTCCTCGTCGCCCAGCAGGTCCAGAACCCCGACACCAGCGGGACCGCCCAGGTCGACGTGACTGTCAACAGCCAGCAGGACATCTCGGGGACGGCATCCAGCAGCGTCACCTACGAGTTCAACGACGCGACCGTGGACTTCCGCGGTCAGGAGACCACCGGTGAGACGGTGACGGTCGACTCCGTGACTCTCTCGGAGGGCGGCTTCGTCGCCGTCTCGAACACGAGCAGCGCCGACTCTGGCGAAATCCGCGGCTCGGCCTACCTCGGCGAGGGCACCCACACCGACGTCGAGGTCACGCTCGACGAACCCGTCCAGGCGGACCAGACCCTGTACGCGCAGGCTCACCTGGACACCGACGGCGACCAGCGATTCGACTTCACCGACTCCGGCAGCGCACAGGACGAACTCTACCGGACTGGCGACGGCAACGTCCAGACCAGCGGTGACGGCGCCAGCGCCCAGGTGACCGTCGTCGAGTCGACACCGACTCCGACTCCGACACCCACCGACACACCAACTCCGACACCCACCGACACACCAACTCCGACACCCACCGACACACCAACTCCGACACCCACCGACACACCAACTCCGACACCCACCGACACACCAACTCCGACACCCACCGACACACCGACCGACGGCGGTGACGACGACGACGACGACGGCGGCGACCCCGATCCGGAGATTACCGACTACACCGTCACGGCCGACGGCAGCCAGATAACGGTCTCCTTCGAGAGCGACGAGGACCTCGTCGACATCGAGGTCGACGTCAGCGGGCCCGACGCCGGCACGCTCGACACCGAGGACTTCGACGGCAACCGCGTCGAGGGCTACACGGCCACCTACGAGGCCGGCAGCGACGGCGAGTACACCCTCGAACTGGTGACCGCCGAGGACTCGACCAACAACGACGGCGCCGACGACGGCGACTACTCCGGCACGGCGACGGTCGATAGCGCCGACGATGGTGACGACGAATCGGCCGACGACGGTGACACCGGCGATGGAACGCCGACCGACGACGGAGACACCGGCGATGGTGACACCGGCGACGACGGATCGGCCGACGATGGAACGCCGACCGACGACGGTGACACCGGCGACGGTGACGACGGCTCCATGGACGATGGCGACGGTGACTCCACGGACGGCCAGACACCGACGCCGACCGACGACGGCGCCATGGACGGCGACGACGGCGACGGCGCCGACGGCAGCGACGGTGACGCGGGCGGCGACGAAACGACCGAGACCGACGACGGCTCCGACGGCGACGGTGCCGGCTTCGGCGGCCTCGTCGCGGTCTCGGCGCTTCTCGCCAGCGCGCTGCTGTTCTACCGGCGGCGATAG
- a CDS encoding helix-turn-helix transcriptional regulator has protein sequence MSTAAEEDLSEVEHEGLQLIREAGGIHQSEFWKELDVDSRKGSRIIDKLEERELVEREATVYDGHNTYLVTPVRDPRDLEFSLLMAGDMLSPFVGDEEVDAQSDAFSQWVMNLAYEE, from the coding sequence ATGAGTACCGCCGCCGAGGAGGACCTGTCCGAGGTCGAACACGAGGGACTACAGCTGATCCGGGAGGCCGGTGGTATCCACCAAAGCGAGTTCTGGAAGGAACTCGACGTCGACTCCCGGAAGGGGAGCCGCATCATCGACAAACTCGAAGAGCGGGAACTGGTCGAGCGGGAGGCAACCGTCTACGACGGCCACAACACCTACCTCGTCACGCCCGTTCGGGACCCGCGGGACCTGGAGTTCTCGCTGCTGATGGCGGGCGATATGCTCTCGCCGTTCGTCGGCGACGAGGAGGTCGACGCCCAGAGCGACGCTTTCTCCCAGTGGGTGATGAACCTCGCCTACGAGGAGTAG